The Nasonia vitripennis strain AsymCx unplaced genomic scaffold, Nvit_psr_1.1 unplaced0112, whole genome shotgun sequence genome includes a window with the following:
- the LOC116418234 gene encoding cell wall integrity and stress response component 3-like: MALVQQDSDHLPKQPGPDNTKNLAVTNIFKRLTSSKRPDKCGIKVEVKRSSSPILPIKKGGQKRKRNSLEVEAKAKRPREIVPETSRSSTSKKSIPRGRYVDSENNVIRPPTPCYLEVDADDKHSLDYFDALVYKNPEKELARRLIDKESDKLFNFLELPKNEAKSIGEIAKSPFKPLNLSASSSDSDDLQQLEHDEQPMANNSPAQVILQPASEPVDLPLSIIGGRTIDSEEAHEDPLNVSTCSTSSTSSNRSTSSTSSKSSSCSTCSTCSTSSSSSSSNSSSSSSKTSSSNSSSDDSESSNSSNSSSSDDEKAPTSIPDIPKPPCEPITIKKIQDPVASKTLNSNIRKSTVARRGRAVLNPLARGIRTRKTIVEKAQTLIQDIPKSPCEPITLKKIQHPVASNTLKANNRKNTVARRGRVVMNPLSRGIRTTKTIVPTQVIAPQNVVTSRMQLIHGLYYKEISN, translated from the coding sequence ATGGCATTAGTTCAGCAGGACAGCGACCACCTTCCTAAGCAGCCAGGTCCGGACAACACAAAAAATCTGGCGGTCACGAACATCTTTAAACGTTTAACATCTTCTAAACGCCCAGATAAGTGCGGAATAAAAGTCGAAGTGAAACGTTCATCTTCGCCAATATTGCCGATAAAAAAAGGAGgtcagaagagaaagaggaattCATTAGAAGTAGAGGCAAAGGCAAAACGACCTCGAGAAATTGTTCCTGAAACTTCTAGATCTAGCACTTCCAAAAAGAGCATTCCACGAGGAAGGTACGTCGACAGCGAAAATAACGTAATTCGGCCGCCTACACCCTGCTATTTGGAAGTTGACGCCGATGACAAGCACTCGCTTGATTATTTCGATGCGCTTGTATACAAGAACCCGGAAAAGGAATTGGCACGGAGATTGATAGACAAGGAGTCGGATAAACTTTTTAACTTCTTGGAGCTGCCGAAAAATGAAGCAAAATCAATCGGTGAAATCGCAAAGTCGCCGTTCAAGCCACTCAACCTATCTGCATCTTCAAGTGACAGTGACGATCTTCAGCAGTTAGAGCATGACGAACAACCAATGGCCAACAATTCACCAGCACAAGTCATCCTGCAGCCAGCATCCGAGCCTGTTGACCTTCCGTTGTCTATTATCGGTGGTCGAACGATTGACAGCGAAGAAGCTCACGAGGACCCTTTGAACGTGTCTACCTGTTCAACCAGTTCGACCAGTTCAAACAGGTCAACCAGTTCAACCAGTTCAAAGAGTTCATCGTGTTCAACATGTTCCACCTGTTCTacgtcgtcgtcatcatcatcatcaaatagcagtagcagcagttcTAAGACTTCTAGCTCGAACTCAAGCAGCGACGATTCCGAGTCTTCAAATAGTAGTAACTCTAGCTCGAGCGATGACGAGAAAGCGCCAACATCAATACCAGACATTCCAAAACCACCATGTGAGCCTATAACTATAAAGAAGATACAAGACCCGGTAGCTTCAAAAACCCTCAACTCTAATATTAGGAAAAGCACGGTAGCCAGGCGGGGCCGTGCGGTATTAAATCCATTGGCGAGAGGAATAAGAACCAGGAAGACTATTGTCGAGAAAGCGCAAACATTGATACAAGACATTCCAAAATCACCATGTGAGCCTATAACTTTAAAGAAGATACAACACCCGGTAGCTTCAAACACCCTCAAAGCTAATAATAGGAAAAATACGGTAGCCAGGAGGGGCCGTGTGGTAATGAATCCATTGTCAAGAGGAATAAGAACTACAAAGACCATAGTCCCCACCCAAGTCATTGCGCCCCAAAATGTTGTGACATCCAGGATGCAACTAATCCATGGACTTTATTATAAGGAAATTTCCAATTGA